The Mycobacteriales bacterium genome segment CGTACGGATCCGATCACGATCATGAGATGGGAAGCGTCGAGGAGAAGACTCGGACCATGCCCCACATCGATCCGTTGCTCGAGCGCAACAAGCACTTCGCGACGACACCCGCCCGCGACGGCGCCCTGATCGTCCCGCGGGTCCCGGTCTACGTGATCACGTGCCTCGACCCGCGCACCGATCCGTCGGCGTTCCTCGAACTCGGCGTCGGCGACGCGATCGTCGTCCGCAACGTCGGCGGCCGCATCACACCGGACGTGCTCACCGACCTCGCCTACATCGGCTACCTGTCCCAGACGGTCTCCCCCGCCGGCCCCCGGTTCGAAGTCGTCATCGTCCACCACAACCAGTGCGGCACGGCGTTCCTGGCCAATCCCGACTTCCGCCGCGGCTTCGCCGACCTCACCGCCGGCGACGACGCCGCTCTCGCCGCGAAAGCCGTCGTCGACCCCGAGCAGACTGTGCAGACGGACGTCGACCTGGTGCTCTCCAGCACCGTGCTGCCGCGCACGATCACCGTCTCCGGCCACGTCTACGACGTCACTACCGGCCTCATCACCACCATCGTCCCGGCTCGACCCATGCCGACCAACGTCACCTCGGAGTGAAGGCCCATGTGCGACACGACAGCAGGTCCAGGTCAGGTTGCCCAAGCGGTTCCACGGCCCGCCACGGGTGAAGCGGTCGACCCGATCGCGCTCGAGCCGGTCGACGAGGTGGTGATCACGACCCTGGTCGACAACGTCTTCGACGCCCTGCTGACCGGCGATGAGCGCACCACACGGGCGTCGTTCGGCGTCGGTGCCGCTCGTGCTCCGCAGTTCGAGTCCGGGTCGACGGCGGTCGGGTTGATGGCCGAGCACGGGTTCTCCGCGCTCGTCACCGTCCGCCGCGGATCCGCGACGACGACGCTGCTCTTCGACACGGGTCTCTCGCCCGACGCGATGGTCGTCAACGCCGACCGGCTCGGCGTCGACCTCTCGCAGATCCAGGCGGTGGTGCTCAGCCACGGCCATTTCGACCACGCCGGCGGCCTGGCCGGGCTGGCCGGCCGAGCCGGCTCCCGATTGCTCCCGATGGTGGTCCACCCGCTGATCTGGACCCGTCGGCGCCTCGCGGTCCCCGGCCGCGAACCCGAGGAGCTACCGACGTTGAGCCGGCGGGCACTGGAGGGCGAAGGCATTGTGGTGGTCGAACGCCGCGACCCCTCACTTCTCGTGGACGGAAGCGTGCTGATCACCGGCGAGGTCGATCGCACCACCGAGTTCGAACGCGGCATGCCGCCCGCCCATCAAGCCTGGACCGGCTCGGCCTGGCAGCCCGACCCGCTGATCCTCGACGATCAGGCCCTCGTCGTGCACGTGCGCGGACGCGGTCTGGTGGTGCTCACCGGGTGCGGGCACGCCGGCGCGATCAACATCGTGCGGGACGCGCAACGACTCACCGGCGTACCGACCCTGCACGCGCTGGTCGGTGGTCTGCACCTGGGCGGCCCCGCGTTCGAACCCATCATCGGTCCCACCGTCGGCGCGCTCACCGAGATGGCCCCGAGCCTCCTCGTCCCCGGTCACTGCACCGGGTGGCGTGCCCAGCACGCCCTCGCCGCGGCCCTGCCCGACAGCTGGGTCGCCGGCAGCAGTGGCTCGTCCTTCTCGCTCACCGCCGCCTGACCCCCGTCCAGCGCCGCTCCCGCTCATGATCGTGATCGGAAAAAGCCGCGAAACGCCGTACGAATCCGATCACGATCATGGAAGTCGGGGGGTCGCGCGGGGTCAGCGGTGCTTGAGGTCGCCCGGGCCCAGGTGGCCGACGATCGGCG includes the following:
- a CDS encoding carbonic anhydrase, with amino-acid sequence MGSVEEKTRTMPHIDPLLERNKHFATTPARDGALIVPRVPVYVITCLDPRTDPSAFLELGVGDAIVVRNVGGRITPDVLTDLAYIGYLSQTVSPAGPRFEVVIVHHNQCGTAFLANPDFRRGFADLTAGDDAALAAKAVVDPEQTVQTDVDLVLSSTVLPRTITVSGHVYDVTTGLITTIVPARPMPTNVTSE
- a CDS encoding MBL fold metallo-hydrolase → MCDTTAGPGQVAQAVPRPATGEAVDPIALEPVDEVVITTLVDNVFDALLTGDERTTRASFGVGAARAPQFESGSTAVGLMAEHGFSALVTVRRGSATTTLLFDTGLSPDAMVVNADRLGVDLSQIQAVVLSHGHFDHAGGLAGLAGRAGSRLLPMVVHPLIWTRRRLAVPGREPEELPTLSRRALEGEGIVVVERRDPSLLVDGSVLITGEVDRTTEFERGMPPAHQAWTGSAWQPDPLILDDQALVVHVRGRGLVVLTGCGHAGAINIVRDAQRLTGVPTLHALVGGLHLGGPAFEPIIGPTVGALTEMAPSLLVPGHCTGWRAQHALAAALPDSWVAGSSGSSFSLTAA